The proteins below are encoded in one region of Oenanthe melanoleuca isolate GR-GAL-2019-014 chromosome 4A, OMel1.0, whole genome shotgun sequence:
- the PHF6 gene encoding PHD finger protein 6 isoform X1: MTSSVGQKKVSSRQRKCGFCRSNKDNECGQLLMSENQKVAAHHKCMLFSSALVSSHTDNESLGGFSIEDIQKEIKRGTKLMCSLCHCPGATIGCDVKTCHKTYHYYCALHDKAQIREKPSQGIYMILCRKHKKTTHNSEADLEENINEHELEPSPPKGKRRGRKGKPRKTNLKGQSEDTRSTSSHGTDEIESSSYRDRSPHRSSPSDTKPKCGFCHAGEEENEARGKLHIFNAKKAAAHYKCMLFSSGTVQLTTTSRAEFGDFDIKTVLQEIKRGKRMKCTLCSQPGATIGCEIKACIKTYHYHCGVEDKAKYIENMSRGIYKLYCKNHSGNDERDEEDEERESKSRGKSGTDHNDIPQQQLNGN, from the exons ATGACAAGCTCAGTCGGACAGAAGAAAGTCTCCTCCAGACAAAGGAAGTGTGGGTTCTGTCGGTCGAATAAAGATAACGAATGTGGGCAGTTGCTGATGTCGGAGAACCAGAAGGTGGCGGCACATCACAAGTGTATG CTGTTCTCGTCCGCACTGGTCTCATCACACACTGATAATGAGAGTCTTGGTGGATTCTCTATTGAAGatattcagaaagaaataaagagaggCACAAAACTG atgTGCTCTTTATGCCACTGTCCTGGAGCGACCATTGGCTGTGATGTGAAAACGTGTCACAAGACATATCACTACTACTGTGCTTTGCATGATAAAGCTCAGATAAGAGAGAAACCTTCACAAGGCATTTACAT GATTTTATGTCGAAAACACAAGAAAACTACGCATAACTCTGAAG cagatttagaagaaaatatcaATGAACACGAATTGGAGCCTTCACCtcccaaaggaaaaaggaggggTCGTAAGGGAAagccaagaaaaacaaatttaaaaggGCAATCAGAAGACACTAGATCTACGTCCTCACATGGCACAGATGAAATAGAAAGCAGTTCCTAT agagaCAGGTCTCCCCACAGAAGCAGCCCCAGTGATACAAAACCtaaatgtggattctgtcatgcaggtgaagaagaaaatgaagctaGAGGAAAGCTTCATATATTTAATGCCAAAAAGGCTGCAGCACACTATAAGTGCATG TTGTTCTCTTCTGGCACTGTCCAGCTAACAACAACTTCAAGAGCAGAATTTGGTGATTTTGATATCAAAACTGTACTTCAAGAAatcaagagaggaaaaagaatg AAATGCACactctgcagccagcctggtGCTACTATTGGGTGTGAAATCAAAGCCTGCATAAAAACATACCATTACCACTGTGGAGTAGAAGACAAAGCTAAATACATTGAGAATATGTCACGAGGAATTTATAA ACTCTATTGTAAAAACCATAGTGGAAATGATGAAAGAgatgaagaggatgaagaaagagaaagcaaaagccGTGGCAAATCAGGCACTGACCATAATGAcattcctcagcagcagctcaatGGAAACTAG
- the PHF6 gene encoding PHD finger protein 6 isoform X2 has translation MTSSVGQKKVSSRQRKCGFCRSNKDNECGQLLMSENQKVAAHHKCMLFSSALVSSHTDNESLGGFSIEDIQKEIKRGTKLMCSLCHCPGATIGCDVKTCHKTYHYYCALHDKAQIREKPSQGIYMILCRKHKKTTHNSEDLEENINEHELEPSPPKGKRRGRKGKPRKTNLKGQSEDTRSTSSHGTDEIESSSYRDRSPHRSSPSDTKPKCGFCHAGEEENEARGKLHIFNAKKAAAHYKCMLFSSGTVQLTTTSRAEFGDFDIKTVLQEIKRGKRMKCTLCSQPGATIGCEIKACIKTYHYHCGVEDKAKYIENMSRGIYKLYCKNHSGNDERDEEDEERESKSRGKSGTDHNDIPQQQLNGN, from the exons ATGACAAGCTCAGTCGGACAGAAGAAAGTCTCCTCCAGACAAAGGAAGTGTGGGTTCTGTCGGTCGAATAAAGATAACGAATGTGGGCAGTTGCTGATGTCGGAGAACCAGAAGGTGGCGGCACATCACAAGTGTATG CTGTTCTCGTCCGCACTGGTCTCATCACACACTGATAATGAGAGTCTTGGTGGATTCTCTATTGAAGatattcagaaagaaataaagagaggCACAAAACTG atgTGCTCTTTATGCCACTGTCCTGGAGCGACCATTGGCTGTGATGTGAAAACGTGTCACAAGACATATCACTACTACTGTGCTTTGCATGATAAAGCTCAGATAAGAGAGAAACCTTCACAAGGCATTTACAT GATTTTATGTCGAAAACACAAGAAAACTACGCATAACTCTGAAG atttagaagaaaatatcaATGAACACGAATTGGAGCCTTCACCtcccaaaggaaaaaggaggggTCGTAAGGGAAagccaagaaaaacaaatttaaaaggGCAATCAGAAGACACTAGATCTACGTCCTCACATGGCACAGATGAAATAGAAAGCAGTTCCTAT agagaCAGGTCTCCCCACAGAAGCAGCCCCAGTGATACAAAACCtaaatgtggattctgtcatgcaggtgaagaagaaaatgaagctaGAGGAAAGCTTCATATATTTAATGCCAAAAAGGCTGCAGCACACTATAAGTGCATG TTGTTCTCTTCTGGCACTGTCCAGCTAACAACAACTTCAAGAGCAGAATTTGGTGATTTTGATATCAAAACTGTACTTCAAGAAatcaagagaggaaaaagaatg AAATGCACactctgcagccagcctggtGCTACTATTGGGTGTGAAATCAAAGCCTGCATAAAAACATACCATTACCACTGTGGAGTAGAAGACAAAGCTAAATACATTGAGAATATGTCACGAGGAATTTATAA ACTCTATTGTAAAAACCATAGTGGAAATGATGAAAGAgatgaagaggatgaagaaagagaaagcaaaagccGTGGCAAATCAGGCACTGACCATAATGAcattcctcagcagcagctcaatGGAAACTAG